In Rhodopirellula sp. P2, the DNA window CGGCAGCGCCGTTGTGATCGCCGTCTTGGCCGTCAACGCCTCCCGTCGCACCGAGCAACTGCAATTCAAACCGCTGCAAATGTTTTGCAATTTGGGCGGCTCCGCGTTCGCCATGGTCGCCATCGGGTGCGTGCTGACGCTGATCGCTCGCGCTTTCAAAGTCAGTCGCAATGAGGGCCTGCTCTCGTTGACGATCCTCTACGTTCCGATCTTTGTCATCCGCCACTTCCGCGACAACTGGAAACCTGCCGTGACCGCGATCATCTGCGGCGGTTGTGCAGGCGGTTTCTTCGCCATGGCCTCGGGAATGTGATCCACTTCGCAGAACCCCACCCGCGCAGCGGTCGTGCCGTTTTATTTCACCCTCCCTTTGGGAGGGTCGGCCCGCTTCGGGCCGGGGAGGGTTACGCGCTGGTTCCGATGCTCGACCCTCCCCTCGCTTCGCTCGACCCTCCCAGGGGGAGGGTGATGAGAAACGCTCACTGGCGTGCCTGCGTGTGGACCTCACCTTCCGTTGTCCAGCGGACTTGATCGGACGACCATTCAAACGAGAGTCTGCTGATCGCTGATTCTGGGCTTCTGCACGACTCCCAAATCGAGGTCAAGTTGCCTCTCACCAGCTCTCGAACACCGATGTACGAGGTCGTCAGCCGCGGATTGATCTCGATCACGCAGTCCTCTTCGGGACGATCCGCCAAGATGAAGTCGATCCCCATAAATCCTCGCGGGGGCTCTGGCAGGGCCCGCAACACTTGATCCGCCAACGCCCGCCCGCGTGACTGCAAATCAGATTCGATTGGACCGCTGCCGCCTCGGTAGCGAGCCCATGAGCCACCGGATTGGCTGGCAAGTGGCGGGGCGTCTTGGCCCCATTCGCAATCCTGCCACATCGCGGGGCAGATGACTTGCTGGTTTCTCCCCATGGTCATTCCACCATCGGCCATTGCACCAACGATCAAGATCGATGCAGGTCGGCCTGCGATCCAAGCCTGCACGATCTCGTTTCGCTGCATCTCCAAACTGGCCGATGCCCGATCATCGAAGACACGAATCGACTCGGAACCACAGCCATCCCGTGGCTTTCGAACCCAACGTTGGGCATCCCGTCCGATGGATCCCCACCCGTCAATTTTGCGAGTTGCATCGTCTGGCAGCCGGCAGCCCTTGGCCCAAGTCACCGGCGTTGCGATGTTGTGTTTTTCCAACCACTGAGCGGTCAACCACTTGTCCGCCGCCATGCGAACCGTCGTTTCATCCACCGCCAACACCTCCACCCCGGAGTCACGAAAAATCGCGATCAACCGATGGAGTTCGCCGTCGGTCTCGGGTGCGACAAGGATCGCCATGTCACATCTCTGGGCCGCTTCCAACCAAGATTCCACGACGTTTGCGGACGCCTTCACAGGGAACCGCTGAACGTGACGCGGCAGATCGTCCGCGAGATGTTCCAGCCTGGCATCCAGCGGCGTGACCACCGCTGCCCAAGCCGCGAAATCGGTGACCAAAGCGTGCCACATCGCTCGACCTTCGCTCAGCAGCGAAGGCGGGATCTGTTCCAGCGGCGTGGACGCCATGCCACCACCGCAGAGAAACTCGCCCACAAAGACTCGCATGAGCAGGTGCCGTCAGCGAGTTTTCAGGTTGGGCAATCGAGCCAGTTTGCCGCTGCGATCAACACACGCGATCACGGAATCCGCTTCGACGAGCAACTGCCCATCCCGATGAATTTGATAGCGGTGTCGCATTCGGACTTTGCGAACTTCCATGACGGTGGTTGTCAATTCCAACCAATCATCGAACTCCGCGGGCGCGAAGTACTTCACGTTCATTTCAGCGACGACCAGCATGTGGCCGTCGTCTTCAATCGATTTGTAGTTGTGACCGAGTTCGCGCAGCATCTCGACCCGCCCACGCTCGAAATAATTCAAGTAGTTGGCATGGTGAACTCGACGCTGGCCATCCGTCTCTTGGTAGGCCACGCGGAATTCGTACTTGTGCGAAGGCAGCGAATCCGTCACCGCGATTAAAAGATACCGAGGTGATCGCGAGCTTCATCGGTCATGCAATCCGGTGTCCAAGCCGGTTCCATGACGACTTTCACATCGCAGGTGTCGACCTCTTCGAGCGACTCCGCTGCGTTCTTGGTTCCCGCGACCAGTTGAGGCCCGGCGGGACACATCGGGCTGGTCATGGTCATTTCGACGTTGACGTCATGACGGCCGTCTTCTTTTTCCTCGCCGACTTGAACGACGTACACCAATCCCAGGTCAACAATGTTGACGTACAACTCGGGATCGATGACCTCTTTGAGGGCTTCGCGGACTTTGTCTTCAGCCAGAGCCATTGGAATGCTCGTTTGAATCAAGTGGTTGGGAATCGTTTGCCAGCGTCAACGCACGGACGCGGTCAGTCAGAAAAGTCGGCCCGAGGCGACTCTCGGGCGACGTTCATCATGGCCACCACCCCCGAAATCGTCAAACCGACCGATTCAATGATCCTTCCAGACCAAGTGATCCGGGGCGGAAATGGGACGGGAAGGCTCCCAAGCCGACTGGGACACGTGGACCCAAGGCCGCAAGGATTGCAACAATTTGGGACCGACGCCGTGAACCGCCAACAAACCTTCCACCGACCGAAAAGGACCGTGGGATTCACGATGCCGGACAACTCGATCCGCCAGTTTGGGACCAATTCCAGGCAACAGCGACAATTCACGCACGTCGGAGGAGTTCAACCCGATACTCAACGGCGAAGCAACATCGGGTGATTGCGGAGTCGAATCCGCCGGGGCGTGCCGCGTTGCGATCTGCGTCACCAAGAACGCCGCCACCAACACCACCAGACTCATCCCCAACTGCAAACCCGGATGGGTCAGCACACAAGCCGTTCGACCGCCGAAAGACTCCGCGGGGGCGTCCTTGGCGGGAGCTTCCGCGGCTGGAATTTGAGCAGCCGGCTCATGGCCGGTTGGGCTTTCCGTGGCCAGGCTGTCGACCGGCGGGAGATCCCTGGCGGGGGCTTCAGTGACTGGCATCGACATTCCCAATCGAGCTTTCTGACGCGGATTTTCCGGACACACCCTTCTTCGCGGATAACCCATGTTGGGTCGGCCGCGGGGCAGGGCAAGGGGCAGGGCACGGGGCAAGCCTCGCAGAGCAGGGCCCAGAGAGTCCGATCGACTCCGGATTGGCAATCCCAGTGCACGATCGCCCGACCTGTTGATTCGTTTGTGGTGTCGCTAGATTGAGGCGTTGGCGGCGTGATCGCAGTTCCCTTTCTTCCTTCCCAGATGGTTCAATTCGGTGGCAGATTCAACAGGTCCGATTTCACTCACGGTTCATGGTGCCGCCGGTCGCATGGGGCGCCGCGTCGTGGCTCTTGGTTTGGCGGACTCCAACTTCCATTTGGTCGGAGCCATCGATCACGCCCAATCCGACCATCTCGGAAAAGACGCGGGTGCCGTGGCCGGGGAAGCCCCCTCCGGCATTGAGATTTCTTCGAATTGGCCGACGCTGGGCGACCAAACCGGCCCCCAAGCCGTCGTCGATTTCTCGCTTCCCGAAGCCCTGGATGACTGCATCGCCCACTGCGTGAAAGTCGGTTCGCCACTGGTCGTGGCAACCACCGGTTTGTCCGACGAGCAAAAGCAACGCCTGTCCGAAGCCGCAGCCTCGATCCCGATCGTGTGGGCTCCCAGCATGTCGCTGGCGGTCAACCTGTCGATGAAAATCGCCGAACAGATCACCGCAGCACTCAAAGACGTTTCAGGCGGACTGGATGTCGAAATCCTCGAACGACACCACCGGTTCAAAGCCGACGCTCCCAGCGGCACGGCGCTGAAATTTGGTGAACTGATTGCTGGACAGTTGGGTGAATCCACCACGCACGTTCACGGTCGAGAAGGGCACACGGGCGCTCGAACTCGCGAGGAAATTGGCTACCACGCGATTCGCGTCGGCGACAATCCTGGCGAACACACGATCGTGTTCGGGATGCTGGGCGAGAAGATCGAACTGAATGTCGCCGCCAGCAACCGTGACTGCTACGCGTCGGGAGCCCTGGCGGCCGCGAAATGGCTGATTCAAGAGAACAAAGGCCCTGGCCTGTACAGCATGTTCGACGTGCTGGGCATGTCGGACAACTGAGCCAACGGACCCGTCCATCCCATCGGAGCCAATCCAATCGAAACTCCCTCCCAAGAACTTCGCATCGGTGAAGGCCCCGAACTGCACCTGGGAATCTCCACGTGTCCCAACGACACATTCGCTTTTTCGCGATTGTTGGATGCGGCGGTGGAGCAGGGCGGCGAGCCAGAGTTTGACACCGGCGGGTTCACCTGGCGGATCGAACTGCTGGACATTGATGAGCTCAACCAGCGGCTCTTGGCGGGCGAATTTGATCTCGCCAAAACCAGTTTTCATGCGGCTCTGTTGATGGCCGATCAGACTCGAGTGCTGCCGGTGGGGTCGGCGCTCGGATTTGGCGTCGGGCCGCTGCTGCTGGCCGCTCGAGACGGTGAGACGCCGCAAACGCTCGCTCAAACCACACTCTGCCCCGGCGAACACACCACCGCTCACTTGTTGTTTCGGCTGTTCTACCCGGAATCCAACCCTTCGGCCGGTTCGTCAGCCCCGACTGGTGCTCCCCCCCGAGCCAAAACCTCGGTGCGGCAGGTCGTGTTTTCCGAGATCATGCCAGCCCTGCAGCGGGGGGACGCGGACTTTGGCGTCTGCATCCATGAGGGACGCTTCACCTACGCCGAGTCGGGCCTGCATTTGGCAGCCGACCTGGGCAGTTTGTGGGAAAAATCCACTCAGAGGCCGCTCCCGTTGGGAGGCCTGGTGATGCGGGATCGACACCCCCCGGCGACGATGAAATCCGCCTGCGATGTGATTCGGCGATCACTGCAATCAGCCCGTCAAACACCGGACTCAGCCCTCCCCGCCATGCGTCGATACGCCCAGGAAATGGACGATTCGGTGCTGATGCAGCACGTCGATTTGTATGTCAACGACTGGACCGTGGACCTCGGGACGGTCGGCCAGGAAGCCCTGACAACACTTTCGGAAATGGCTCAGCAGATTGAGTTGGGAGCGGCCAAGCTCCGTTTTTTCTGCGGTGAAACCGGTGCCTGAGCACTGAGATTGTTTGCCCAGACCGAGGGAAAGAACTATCCTGGAAGGGAACGGATTGCCTCTTCTCTTCCGTCTTTTCCGCCGCTGCGTCGCATGGATTCCCGGTCGCTTCCCTCCTCCGATTCCTCGCAACCGGACCGTTCAGCGGTTTTGCCGGAGGGATCGACGGTGCACCGACCGCAACCAGCACCGAAATCAGCGGACCGCGGCACCTCGCCATCTGATTCGGCGGATGCATCCGGAACCGCCACCCAACCATTCGGTGCCCCCCTCGAAGAACCGGGCGGCGATGACCGGCCAAATCCGAGCGGTCCGCCTCCCGTCCCCCATCAACGCCGCGCGACGGACGATGTGATCGAGGGAGCCGAAACGGTGATTCGCGCGGGCTCCAGCCGATCGCATGTCTCTGCCACGCGTTCACACCGGATGCCCGGCAACTCGTTTCGGTTGCGAGACTCCTCCCACGCCTCGCATCGACACGCCACCCCGGCATCGATCACCCGTGAACTGGGCGGGCAACGACTCAACCACTTCTTGCTGCTGGATCAGATTGGCGGCGGTGGGATGGGCGCTGTCTTCCGTGCCCGCGACGAACAACTCGGTCGAACCGTGGCGGTGAAGGTCATCCCATTTGCGGCCGATGATCCAGATCTGCAACGACGATTCCGCAACGAAGCCCAGAGCGCCGCCAAACTCGATCACCCGCTGATCGCGCGAGTCTTCGACGTCGGCAACGATGGCCCCTGGCACTACATCGTCTTTGAATACATCGACGGTGCCAACGTTCGCGACATGGTTGCGAGCGGTGGTCCGCTGTCGCTCGATGACGCCCTGTTCTTCACCATCCAAGTTGCCGAAGCCATTGGGCACGCGTCGCGTCGCGGCATCGTCCACCGAGACATCAAACCGTCCAATGTGATCGTGACCACCGATGGTGCGGTCAAGCTCGTCGACATGGGACTGGCTCGGTCGGACAACTTCGACACCAGCGAAGACATGACGGCCAGCGGCGTCACGCTCGGAACGTTCGATTACATCTCGCCCGAACAAGCCCGCGATCCGCGACTGGCTGACATCCGCAGCGATTTGTACTCGCTCGGATGCACTCTGTTTTACATGCTGACAGGCTCGCCGCCGTTCCCCGGTGGCACCATGTTGCAGAAACTTCTCAGCCACGGAAACGCAGCGATCCCCGACATCCGGGAACACCGCGACGACGTGCCGCCAGAGATGACGGCGATCTTGAACAAGATGCTCGCGAAGCTTCCCGAGGAACGCTATCAACGCAGCGAAACCCTGATCGCTGACCTGAGAGAACTGGCCTCGCGAGAGAACCTGCCGCGCAGTCGCGGCGTCGCGGTTCCAACCCTGGAAGACGACGACCACCGCGAATCGATGCGTCGACTGCGTCGCCATTTGCCTTGGATGATTGCGGCAACCGTTCTGCTGTTCAGCGCCTTCGCGGTGGAACTGCATTCGCAACCGTCGCGTCGTGAACTCAGCCGCGCGATTGAAGCGTCGATCTCGCCAAATTCCGTCGAATCTGTCGCCCCGCGATTGCCTCCCAGCGTGGGCGAGACCAATGATTCCACCGCAACGGATTCGCCCCCAACCCCGACTCCTGGATCGGCAACCGGCCCTCGCGTCGACGACTCCGGCTCCCCGAACTCGCCTCCGACAACCGTTCGTGAAACGACCGACAGGGGTGCCACCTCGCCAATGAGCAACGGACCGGCGACCGGGCAGGGTGCCTTGCTGCCGCCGGGCCAATTGCCAGCCACATCCGTCGGCGATCGATTGCCCAGCGGAACACCGCCGTCCACCAATCCCGACCAACCCGGTGCTGCGAGTGCCGTTGCAACCGATCCAGCGATGGCGATCGACCAACTGGCTGAGAACGCTGCAACCGGTCGAAGCTCCAGCCCGCCGCGCGACCCATCCATTCCACCTTCGATCGATCCCGATGCCGTCCTTCCAGGAACGACACCGCTGGCCGGCGGCATGACGATGAGTGACGCCGTGAACTCCGTCAGCGGAGCCGGTGGTGTGGGGGCAAACAGCGACTTTCCTTCGCAGGGAGCTGACCCGCCTCGCATCGGCGGCCTGCCGTTGCCGCCCGGAATGACGGACGAGACCTACCTCCCGCTGCCCTTGACCCCAACTGTCCCCAGCGTCGTCAATCGCGACGGGGAACGAAGCACGAGCCCGATCTACCCTGGCAATTCATTGAATGGCAACTCATTGAACGGCAGCCCGATGATTGGACCGATCAATGCCAGCCCGTTGACCGGCGATTCCACCACCGCGTCGACCACCCCCGAATCCATCGCCTCGAACATGCTGAGTCCTGGCGCAACGAACTCCCCTCGGCCGCTGACAACCAGCGACTCAGCCGGTGAATCTGCCACCTCGGTGGAGCCCAAAACCAGCCGCCCCAAGGCAGCGAACCCGGAACCCATCCGCGTCCAAATTGTTTCCACCGAAGCACTCCGAGTTCCCCAGCTTCGCGAAGAAGCCGCCCGTGCCGGCGTTCAGCTGGCCACCACGCTGGCGGATGCCTTGCAGCTGGCCGATGAATTGGAAATCGATCGCATCGACATCGCGACGCCGCAACTGGTGTCCGCCCCGGTCACCATCCCTCGCAGCGACCTGATTCTCTCATCGAGTCTGCCCGGTGGCACAGAAATCGTGTTCCGCTCCACCGAGAACGTGGACATGCAGCGAAGCGAAATGATGACGATCGGTTCGCACCGAATCGAAATGTCGGGCCTGCATTTTTTCTGGACCGTCCCCGCCACCGAAACCGATGGCGGTGCCCTGTTCGCCATCAACGACAACCGTCGCGTTCGCCTGCGGGACTGCACCGTGACGATCGACAATGCGTCGCGCCGGGATGATGTGCAAGCCTTCAGCGTTGTCACGGATCCCGAGCGACTGCCCTACGACCGCGTGGAAAGCGGTGCGGCGGCAGACACCAGCGGAGCTCTGCCACTGGTGTCCATTGAACTGTCCAACGTGATTGTCCGTGGCCAAATCACGATGTTGCGAATGGACGTCGCCGCGGAACTTCAACTGCTCTGGGAAAACGGACTGCTGGCGGTCTCTCGCCGAATGATCGAAATGGGCGGTGCTCTCCAGCCCCCTCATCCCTCCTCGGGATCCGTCCGGCTGTCGCTGGAGCAACTGACCGCGATCACCCCCAAGGGCCTGCTGCAAATGCGGATGGGCGTCAGCGCCCCTTACCCGATCGAAATCGAGCGACGGGCCGAAGAATGTGTGTTTGTCGTCGACACAGGAATTCCTCACATTGAATTAACAGGAATCCCACGTGTCGACCGAGATGAAATTTGGGTGCGACTTCGCGGATCTGGCAACGCCTACGACACCGACACCCGACTGGACGACCCCATGCTGCTGATTCGCGATGAATTGGGGCAAACCAGGGTCACGACGATGAGCGATATCCTGGAAATCCTGGAGGATCCACCGCCTTGGATGAACGAACGGCCACCCCGCTGGACCGTTCGCTGGACCGAGCGTCTGCCTGAATCGACCCCCTCCAGCCGGTGGTCACCACGTAATTTTAGGCAAGATGGATCGGTTGTGGGTGGATTCCAGGAACGGTCTCTACCTAGAATGCCGATGGAACCTACATTTGACTTTCCCCCCACACCGTGACTTTAATGGTGCGTCGGCGGTCTCGTCGGCTCCCGCCTGAAATCCCACCTGATCTTTACTTGAGGAACCTGCTTGATGAAACGCTTGGCTCTTGTTCTGGGCATCGCTGCCTGCTTTTCCACCCCTTCGTTCGCGATCAGCGAATTTGGCAAACAGTGGAAAGCTGACTACATCACCGAAGACTCGGACGCTGATTTCGTGAAAGCAACCCGCAAAGCTGGTTGCAACCTCTGCCACGTCAAAGGCGCACCAGAAAAGAAAGAAGCTCGCAACGAGTACGGGCGTGCCCTGCAAAAATTGCTGGACAAGAAAGATTTCCCCAAGGAATACTTCAAAGAGCATCCAGAAGAAGCTGCCGCAAAGATCTCGGCTGCTTTCAAGAAGGCTGCTGAAGTGAAGAGCACCGATGGCAAGACCTTCGGCGAAAAAATCAAAGCCAACGAATTGCCAGCGACCGACGCTGGTCTTTGATGGACCTGCCCGCCGCGTGTGGTTCCTACCGAGCCCATGATGTGTGGTGAATTCGACTAAACTACGAAGCCCGATGAGTGTCCCACTCATCGGGCTTTTTTCGTGCGCTGCCCCACCGTTCTCGCCACCCGGATCCCCACACCATGTGTCCCGCCCCTTGCTCGCGCCATCGCCTGTCGATGTGTTCGATGATTCTCGCCACGCTATTGCTCTTCCCCGCCTCGCAGGCAAAAGCCCAAACATCCCATGACGTCGTCGTCTACGGCGGCACCGCAGCAGCCGTCACCGCGGCGATCCAGTCCGCTCGCATGGGGCAGTCGGTCGTCCTGGTTTCGCCCGATGTGCACCTGGGTGGGCTAACCAGCGGAGGCCTGGGCTGGACCGACACAGGCAACAAAGCCGTCATCGGCGGACTCGCCAAAGACTTTTATCACCGTGTCTACAAGCACTACCAAAACGACTCGGCTTGGAAATTCCAAACCCGCCAGAAGTATGGCAACCGCGCCCAAGGGCACCGAGCCAGCGACGATGACCAAGCCACGATGTGGGTCTTCGAGCCGCATGTCGCAGAAAACATCCTCGATGAGATGCTGGCCGAACATGACATCACCGTCATTCGCGACGCCTGGCTGGATCGCGAAAAGGGTGTGACCAAGCGGGACGGTCGCATCGAGTCCATCCAAACACTGGATGGCAAAGCGTATGCGGGCAAGATGTTCATCGACGCCACTTATGAAGGCGACCTGATCGCCGCAGCGGGAGTCTCCACGGCGCACGGTCGCGAGGGAATCAGTGATTACAACGAACCGCACGCG includes these proteins:
- the dapB gene encoding 4-hydroxy-tetrahydrodipicolinate reductase, with protein sequence MADSTGPISLTVHGAAGRMGRRVVALGLADSNFHLVGAIDHAQSDHLGKDAGAVAGEAPSGIEISSNWPTLGDQTGPQAVVDFSLPEALDDCIAHCVKVGSPLVVATTGLSDEQKQRLSEAAASIPIVWAPSMSLAVNLSMKIAEQITAALKDVSGGLDVEILERHHRFKADAPSGTALKFGELIAGQLGESTTHVHGREGHTGARTREEIGYHAIRVGDNPGEHTIVFGMLGEKIELNVAASNRDCYASGALAAAKWLIQENKGPGLYSMFDVLGMSDN
- a CDS encoding protein kinase domain-containing protein, whose amino-acid sequence is MDSRSLPSSDSSQPDRSAVLPEGSTVHRPQPAPKSADRGTSPSDSADASGTATQPFGAPLEEPGGDDRPNPSGPPPVPHQRRATDDVIEGAETVIRAGSSRSHVSATRSHRMPGNSFRLRDSSHASHRHATPASITRELGGQRLNHFLLLDQIGGGGMGAVFRARDEQLGRTVAVKVIPFAADDPDLQRRFRNEAQSAAKLDHPLIARVFDVGNDGPWHYIVFEYIDGANVRDMVASGGPLSLDDALFFTIQVAEAIGHASRRGIVHRDIKPSNVIVTTDGAVKLVDMGLARSDNFDTSEDMTASGVTLGTFDYISPEQARDPRLADIRSDLYSLGCTLFYMLTGSPPFPGGTMLQKLLSHGNAAIPDIREHRDDVPPEMTAILNKMLAKLPEERYQRSETLIADLRELASRENLPRSRGVAVPTLEDDDHRESMRRLRRHLPWMIAATVLLFSAFAVELHSQPSRRELSRAIEASISPNSVESVAPRLPPSVGETNDSTATDSPPTPTPGSATGPRVDDSGSPNSPPTTVRETTDRGATSPMSNGPATGQGALLPPGQLPATSVGDRLPSGTPPSTNPDQPGAASAVATDPAMAIDQLAENAATGRSSSPPRDPSIPPSIDPDAVLPGTTPLAGGMTMSDAVNSVSGAGGVGANSDFPSQGADPPRIGGLPLPPGMTDETYLPLPLTPTVPSVVNRDGERSTSPIYPGNSLNGNSLNGSPMIGPINASPLTGDSTTASTTPESIASNMLSPGATNSPRPLTTSDSAGESATSVEPKTSRPKAANPEPIRVQIVSTEALRVPQLREEAARAGVQLATTLADALQLADELEIDRIDIATPQLVSAPVTIPRSDLILSSSLPGGTEIVFRSTENVDMQRSEMMTIGSHRIEMSGLHFFWTVPATETDGGALFAINDNRRVRLRDCTVTIDNASRRDDVQAFSVVTDPERLPYDRVESGAAADTSGALPLVSIELSNVIVRGQITMLRMDVAAELQLLWENGLLAVSRRMIEMGGALQPPHPSSGSVRLSLEQLTAITPKGLLQMRMGVSAPYPIEIERRAEECVFVVDTGIPHIELTGIPRVDRDEIWVRLRGSGNAYDTDTRLDDPMLLIRDELGQTRVTTMSDILEILEDPPPWMNERPPRWTVRWTERLPESTPSSRWSPRNFRQDGSVVGGFQERSLPRMPMEPTFDFPPTP
- a CDS encoding 1,4-dihydroxy-6-naphthoate synthase, giving the protein METPSQELRIGEGPELHLGISTCPNDTFAFSRLLDAAVEQGGEPEFDTGGFTWRIELLDIDELNQRLLAGEFDLAKTSFHAALLMADQTRVLPVGSALGFGVGPLLLAARDGETPQTLAQTTLCPGEHTTAHLLFRLFYPESNPSAGSSAPTGAPPRAKTSVRQVVFSEIMPALQRGDADFGVCIHEGRFTYAESGLHLAADLGSLWEKSTQRPLPLGGLVMRDRHPPATMKSACDVIRRSLQSARQTPDSALPAMRRYAQEMDDSVLMQHVDLYVNDWTVDLGTVGQEALTTLSEMAQQIELGAAKLRFFCGETGA
- a CDS encoding ATP-grasp domain-containing protein, with amino-acid sequence MRVFVGEFLCGGGMASTPLEQIPPSLLSEGRAMWHALVTDFAAWAAVVTPLDARLEHLADDLPRHVQRFPVKASANVVESWLEAAQRCDMAILVAPETDGELHRLIAIFRDSGVEVLAVDETTVRMAADKWLTAQWLEKHNIATPVTWAKGCRLPDDATRKIDGWGSIGRDAQRWVRKPRDGCGSESIRVFDDRASASLEMQRNEIVQAWIAGRPASILIVGAMADGGMTMGRNQQVICPAMWQDCEWGQDAPPLASQSGGSWARYRGGSGPIESDLQSRGRALADQVLRALPEPPRGFMGIDFILADRPEEDCVIEINPRLTTSYIGVRELVRGNLTSIWESCRSPESAISRLSFEWSSDQVRWTTEGEVHTQARQ
- a CDS encoding metal-sulfur cluster assembly factor, whose translation is MALAEDKVREALKEVIDPELYVNIVDLGLVYVVQVGEEKEDGRHDVNVEMTMTSPMCPAGPQLVAGTKNAAESLEEVDTCDVKVVMEPAWTPDCMTDEARDHLGIF
- a CDS encoding ComEA family DNA-binding protein, with protein sequence MPVTEAPARDLPPVDSLATESPTGHEPAAQIPAAEAPAKDAPAESFGGRTACVLTHPGLQLGMSLVVLVAAFLVTQIATRHAPADSTPQSPDVASPLSIGLNSSDVRELSLLPGIGPKLADRVVRHRESHGPFRSVEGLLAVHGVGPKLLQSLRPWVHVSQSAWEPSRPISAPDHLVWKDH
- a CDS encoding acyl-CoA thioesterase, with amino-acid sequence MTDSLPSHKYEFRVAYQETDGQRRVHHANYLNYFERGRVEMLRELGHNYKSIEDDGHMLVVAEMNVKYFAPAEFDDWLELTTTVMEVRKVRMRHRYQIHRDGQLLVEADSVIACVDRSGKLARLPNLKTR